From bacterium:
GGACGCTCTGCGGACGACTGCCCGGGCGTGAGGCTCAACCTCTCGCGCAGTTTCTGACCCGCCGGGCCGCTGTTGGCTGCAGCCAGCCCGCCCTCCCGGCACGCTGTACGGCTGTAAATCAGAACAGATGCGCATTTCGGGTGTATCACCGACAAATGACCCGCACTTCGATACTCTTCTCCACACAGGGGACTCAACGGGATGTCAGGTTCACAGCATAAAACCTTCCTGCTCTTTGCCGCTGTCTGTCTGGCTTCGCTGACCTGGGGCGCTGCGCTGCGGGCCGCGGACTCGCCGGTGGACAGCCTGAAAGGTCAGGCCCTGGTGAATTTCGCCCGCGAGGCCATACTGAACAAGGGCTGGGAGGATGCCCGCGAGGCGCTGGAGAAGTATCTCGGTGACAACAAGCCCACGGCCGAGATAATGGTCGACCTGGGTCGCTCACAGCTATTTGAGCAGGATGAGAAGGACGCGGAGAAGAGTTTCCGTAAGGCCCTGGAGCTGGAGAAGCACAGCGCGGACGCCTGGGCCGGGCTGGTCGAGGTCTACCTGATCCGCGACAAGCAGAAAGAGGCCGAGGAAAGCCTGAAAAACCTGCACTCCGCCGAGGGCGAAAGCCGTCGTGTCCGCTACTGGCGCGCCATGACGACTGATAAGCTCAAGGCCAAGCAGCACGATGACGCCTATTTTTGGGACACGCTCGAGCAGCTCGTGCGCGAGGACATCACCGATGTGCAGACGTTAAACACGCTGTGCGACGCCTATGTGGATGACAAGTTCTTCGAGCGTGGCATCCTGTTCCTCACCGAAATGAGTGAGATGAACAACGACAAGCCGGAATTCCTGTTCCAGCTTGCCCGCATCTACACCAATAGTGGAGATGCCGATCTGGCCAAGGACATTTTCCAGCGTATCGAGAAAGCCGGCATGGACAGCCTGAGCCCCAGGCAGCGTTTCCTGATGTCCAAGGAGCTGCTCCGCCTCGATGAGCCGGAGTTGGCCTGCGAGGCCTATTTCAGCGCGGCGCGCCAGATGGACGACCAGTTGGCCGAGGACGCTCTGGGCGATATCCGCGACATCACTACCAGCGATGAGAAACGCGAGTTCAAGCTCACACCCTCCGGCCACAAGGGCCTGTTCCTGATCAATTTCTGGAACCGCAAGGACCCGACCCAGAACACGGTGAAAAACGAGCGCCTGGTTGAGCACTACAAGCGGATGGAGGAGGTCAAGACCAAGTTCTACAGCCCGCTCAAGCCGGGTTACGATGAGCGCGGGCGGGTATATATCAAGCACGGCGAGCCGGACCAGAAAGTCAGCCTCAACGGCAACTGGGCGATCCGCGACAACGAGACCTGGCTCTACAGCAAGAACCGCTCGCTGCCGCTGATCTACAATTTCGTGGCGCGGAACAACTACTACCGCATGGTCTACCGCCTTGAGGAGGCCCTGGTCCCGGACCTCCAGACCGAGATCAACATGGGCGGCAGCAATATCGTGGCCCTGTTCCGCTCACGCGGCGAGATCGACCCCAAGTACGACCAGCTGGCCAACGAGCTGAACAATTTCCAGGGCAACATCGAGGATGCCCGTCACGGCAGCCTGATGGACCTGTTCTCGGACGAGGAGATGATGACCGAACGCGGTTTCACCGAGGGCGAAATCACCGAGACTTTCGAGTTCAAGCCCGAGGAGGAGCCGATGAATTTCTACTACTACCCGGTTTCGCTCAAGGGCCAGGACTCGCTGAGCGCAATGGGTGTGTTTTTCGCCCTGCCCACCGATCAGATCAAGCTGCCCGACCCGTTCGGCGCGGTGGACATCCCGGTGGAGGTGGAGGTGATAGTCTACGACAGCTGGTGGAAAGAGGTGGCCCGCTCCGTGCAGAGCAAGACCTACCGGATCAACAATTTCGTGGCCTCCAAGGACCAGATGATCCCGGACCTGATGGGTCTGCAGCTCAAGCCCGGCAACTATCATCTGGTAGTGCGGATGAAGCAGTCCAAGAGCAATATTATGCAGATATACAAGAGCAACTATTCGGTGCCTTCGTTCCGCTCGCCGGACAGCCTCTACATCAGCGACCTTCTGCTGGCGGCGGATGTGGTCGAGGACAACACGCCCAGCAAGTTCAACATCCGCGGGCACCGGATCACCCCCATGCCGTCCTCCTCGTTCAAGAAAGACCAGCCGGTCTTCATCTATTACGAACTTTACAACGTGAAGCCCGACTCGGCCGGCAGCAAGCATATCCGGGTGGAGTACACGGTCAGCACCACCGGCGGCGAGCTGAGCGCGGCGCAGAAACTGATTCGCACCCTGGGACGGCTGATCGGGGTGCGGGACGAGACCGGCAAGGTGGTCTCCACTTTCGAGCGGGACTGGGAGCGGCCAGGCAAGGTGGACCCGATCTTCCTCTCCATCGACCCGTCCAGCTACCCGCCGGGACGTTATAACGTGATGGTCACGGTGCAGGACACGGTGGGCGGGATGCAGGTGGCCAGGGACGCCACGTTCCTGATTACGAAATAGCCGCGTGGCCGGAGCGTGGTGTGTTTCAGAGGGTGATGATGTTGAGCAGAGAGGGCAGGTTGGACAGCACTTTGGCTGCGATCAGATAGAGCAGTCCGAACAGGGCCAGGTTGAGGACCCAGTTCAGGACACGCTCTGCGAAAAAGGAAAAATCGTCGGTTCTTCCCTGGTTCATGACTGCCCCCCGCAGACAATTGATGGCACGGAACCTGCATTTGATTATAACAATGTTAGGCCTTGAAGTCCAATAATATCTGCTGCGGCAAACAAAAAACTTGACAAACGCACACAACCATTACTATATTTGGTGTAGCTTAGGAAGCCTTAATCTACATATGGTACAGACGCCGATAAGAGGGTTATATTCTGAACTGCGTGCCGGGCAACCGATTGGACCGGCTTTTTTAAGGTGTTTTCTACCCGATATGGGATAATGACAAGGCCTGTTTGAATTTCTGGAGATTCAAAGGGTCTTTTTTTGTGGGAGAGGGAGCCGGGTGTATTATTCTCTGGCGGTCGGACCGAGCCGCCACAATTTGGAAAACAGGCGTTAGACGCCTTTTGTCCAAAGGGGTTATTCAAGATGCACAGTACCAGCGTTTGGAATGAAATCGACCGTAAGACCCAAATCCGCCTCCGGGGGGCGCGCTTGCGAACCCGGGGCCTGACCAAGCTGCTCACCCGTTCATCCAACATACTTTTCGGCTTCGTCGCTGTCGCCCTGTCGGCCTCAGTGGTCCATTGGCTGTACCAGTCCCCCGTGACAACCTCCACCGAAGTCAAGATTCATATCGGGGGGGCGATCCCGGATGCCGAGGTGCCGCTGATCGCCGAGGCGCGCGCCATGCGCCGCACCGCTCTGGCCCATTCGGTGCAGGTGGAGTCGGACCGCGATGTCGGCCGTTTCGCCGACCGGTTCAACATCGACTGGGACCTGGCTCGGCTGGTCAATTCGATCAGCGAGAGCGAGAACATGGACCCGAACCTGATTTTCAACGTGATCCAGGTCGAGAGCCAGTTCAACACCCGCGCCGTGGGTTCGGTGGGGGAGATCGGCCTGATGCAGGTGCGTCCCGAGACCGCCCTTACCATCGACCCGGGCGCGACTGTGGAGAAACTCTTCGATCCGGCCTACAACATCCGCATCGGAATCAAGCACCTCAAGGACCAGCTCCATTTCTTCCGCGGCGACCTGCGCCTGGCCCTTCTGGCCTACAACCGCGGCCGGGGGACGATCAACTCACTGCTCTCGGTGGGCCTCGACCCCTCCAACGGCTACGCGGCCAAGATCATGAGCGGCAGCATGTAAAGCCGGTACGGATAATTCGATGACTAAAGCCCGCGGGGAGAGTTGCTTATCCCGGCGGGCTTTGCTTTGAGCGCGAATTCATGGTCTGGATCGTATGTCTTGAATTGATGCAGTGGCACGGCGCGCCGTGCCACTTCGTAAATACTCCAACAGCCTCCGGGCACTATTGCGCACATAAAAGCGACTTGCCCATCAACGGGAAGGAACGGAGCCCGGTCAGACCGGCGGTGAGCTGTGACGATGTGTGAGCGGGGGGCGCTGGGTCAGGAAAGGCGCGTGCTCCAGGCACCAGTCGGCGCTCTGCAGAAGGTAAGGCGTGAGGTAGTTCTGGCTGGTCACCCGGTTGTGAGGATAGTTCATCTCGGCCCAGGCGAACACGAGCGATGCCACCAGCACTCCGCGCGCCAGCGAGATAACGGAGCCACCCAGACGGCTGAGCGCGGGAAGCTTTTTCTCTTTCTTGTCGTGGCTCATCGCGGCGCACA
This genomic window contains:
- a CDS encoding GWxTD domain-containing protein, whose translation is MSGSQHKTFLLFAAVCLASLTWGAALRAADSPVDSLKGQALVNFAREAILNKGWEDAREALEKYLGDNKPTAEIMVDLGRSQLFEQDEKDAEKSFRKALELEKHSADAWAGLVEVYLIRDKQKEAEESLKNLHSAEGESRRVRYWRAMTTDKLKAKQHDDAYFWDTLEQLVREDITDVQTLNTLCDAYVDDKFFERGILFLTEMSEMNNDKPEFLFQLARIYTNSGDADLAKDIFQRIEKAGMDSLSPRQRFLMSKELLRLDEPELACEAYFSAARQMDDQLAEDALGDIRDITTSDEKREFKLTPSGHKGLFLINFWNRKDPTQNTVKNERLVEHYKRMEEVKTKFYSPLKPGYDERGRVYIKHGEPDQKVSLNGNWAIRDNETWLYSKNRSLPLIYNFVARNNYYRMVYRLEEALVPDLQTEINMGGSNIVALFRSRGEIDPKYDQLANELNNFQGNIEDARHGSLMDLFSDEEMMTERGFTEGEITETFEFKPEEEPMNFYYYPVSLKGQDSLSAMGVFFALPTDQIKLPDPFGAVDIPVEVEVIVYDSWWKEVARSVQSKTYRINNFVASKDQMIPDLMGLQLKPGNYHLVVRMKQSKSNIMQIYKSNYSVPSFRSPDSLYISDLLLAADVVEDNTPSKFNIRGHRITPMPSSSFKKDQPVFIYYELYNVKPDSAGSKHIRVEYTVSTTGGELSAAQKLIRTLGRLIGVRDETGKVVSTFERDWERPGKVDPIFLSIDPSSYPPGRYNVMVTVQDTVGGMQVARDATFLITK
- a CDS encoding lytic transglycosylase domain-containing protein, which gives rise to MRTRGLTKLLTRSSNILFGFVAVALSASVVHWLYQSPVTTSTEVKIHIGGAIPDAEVPLIAEARAMRRTALAHSVQVESDRDVGRFADRFNIDWDLARLVNSISESENMDPNLIFNVIQVESQFNTRAVGSVGEIGLMQVRPETALTIDPGATVEKLFDPAYNIRIGIKHLKDQLHFFRGDLRLALLAYNRGRGTINSLLSVGLDPSNGYAAKIMSGSM
- a CDS encoding CvpA family protein, producing MTVIDGIVILFLATFILRGFWKGLVKELFATLALCLGLIAAANYHQLAGEKLASLIHLPVSSDTLGFVAVFMGVWLAVELMCAAMSHDKKEKKLPALSRLGGSVISLARGVLVASLVFAWAEMNYPHNRVTSQNYLTPYLLQSADWCLEHAPFLTQRPPLTHRHSSPPV